The sequence below is a genomic window from Alphaproteobacteria bacterium.
CGCCAGCGCCGGCGCGACGACGAGGCGCTGGCCGAGGCCGTGCGCGTGGCCGTGCGCCGGGCCGCCCGGGCGGCCAGCGGGCGGCGACCGCTGGTCAAGGTCGAGGTGGTGCGTCTGGCGGGCTAGGGTCCGTTGACAATTAACGCAAATCAATGATGGTGGCGACGAGGCTCAAGTTTGCGGCATAGCTTGTGTCGGTTTTGTCGTAGCGCGTAGCAATGCCCCGGAATTCCTTGATCTTGGCGAAATAGTTCTCG
It includes:
- a CDS encoding IS5/IS1182 family transposase, with translation ENYFAKIKEFRGIATRYDKTDTSYAANLSLVATIIDLR